In a single window of the Atlantibacter hermannii genome:
- the gstB gene encoding putative glutathione S-transferase: protein MNLYGAPGWGSAISEIMLTMAGEPYQFINVEGFDEPGPQRDRLQALNPLCQVPTLELDDGQILTESAAIALWLLDRHPQFAPEPGTPERQQFWRLLIWLVANVYPTFTYGDYPARWVTENPQALTDSTNRYRESLWRWLETQLHHAPYTFGERLTLIDAWWPVIRLWRPRAEWFAAETPGLNALADRVCERPELQDVLRANKLLS, encoded by the coding sequence ATGAACCTATACGGCGCGCCGGGCTGGGGCTCGGCAATCAGCGAAATTATGCTCACCATGGCAGGGGAGCCCTACCAGTTTATTAATGTGGAAGGTTTTGACGAACCCGGCCCCCAGCGGGACAGGCTTCAGGCACTGAATCCGCTATGCCAGGTGCCGACCCTCGAGCTGGATGACGGGCAGATCCTCACAGAAAGCGCCGCGATTGCGCTGTGGCTGCTCGACCGTCATCCGCAGTTTGCGCCCGAACCGGGCACACCGGAACGCCAGCAGTTCTGGCGATTGCTGATCTGGCTGGTGGCCAATGTCTATCCCACCTTTACCTACGGCGATTACCCGGCGCGTTGGGTGACGGAAAACCCGCAGGCGCTGACAGACAGCACTAACCGCTATCGTGAGAGCCTGTGGCGCTGGCTGGAAACGCAGCTTCATCATGCGCCGTACACGTTTGGTGAACGGCTTACCCTGATTGACGCCTGGTGGCCGGTGATCCGTCTCTGGCGGCCGCGTGCCGAATGGTTTGCCGCCGAAACCCCAGGGTTGAACGCGCTGGCCGATCGGGTCTGCGAGCGGCCTGAGTTACAGGACGTACTGCGGGCGAATAAGCTTTTGTCATAG
- the pptA gene encoding 4-oxalocrotonate tautomerase, protein MPHVDIKYFPRELTEEQRQAFADDIAKVVIKHLDSKPTSVSVALEEVQPDNWKQQVWDTDIAPHLDTLAKKPGYSM, encoded by the coding sequence ATGCCACATGTTGATATTAAATATTTCCCGCGTGAATTAACTGAAGAACAGCGTCAGGCCTTTGCCGATGACATCGCGAAGGTTGTCATTAAGCATCTCGACAGCAAACCGACATCGGTGAGCGTGGCGCTGGAGGAAGTCCAGCCGGATAACTGGAAACAGCAGGTCTGGGATACCGACATCGCGCCGCATCTGGATACGCTGGCGAAGAAGCCCGGCTACAGCATGTGA
- a CDS encoding Protein of uncharacterised function (DUF1176): MQAATRQDDCERLYPDPDNQPENITVTPLDEKHVLLSSLCWRAAYNEGYGYWVMDAAMKGKPQLVTSSGTSYQKGIIDMAQKGRGLGDCWGNESWVWDGKAFQLSSSYTTGMCRYLRAGGTWVLPTWVTDVKKADNAL, translated from the coding sequence TTGCAGGCCGCTACCCGCCAGGATGATTGCGAAAGGCTCTACCCCGATCCGGACAATCAGCCTGAAAACATCACCGTGACGCCGCTGGATGAAAAACATGTTTTGCTGTCGTCACTGTGCTGGCGTGCCGCCTATAACGAAGGGTATGGCTACTGGGTGATGGACGCCGCTATGAAAGGCAAACCGCAACTGGTGACCAGTTCCGGCACCAGCTATCAGAAAGGCATTATCGATATGGCCCAGAAAGGACGCGGTCTTGGCGATTGCTGGGGCAATGAAAGCTGGGTATGGGACGGCAAGGCTTTCCAGCTCAGCAGCAGTTACACCACCGGCATGTGCCGCTATTTACGCGCTGGCGGCACCTGGGTTCTCCCCACCTGGGTGACTGACGTCAAAAAAGCCGATAACGCACTGTAA
- the ansP gene encoding L-asparagine permease — MNNNHDRAAEHRAAKRRWLNSHEEGYHKAMGNRQIQMIAIGGAIGTGLFLGAGARLQMAGPSLALVYLVCGIFSFFILRALGELVLHRPSSGSFVSYAREFLGEKAAFVAGWMYFVNWAMTGIVDITAVALYMHYWGAFGDVPQWVFALAALALVGTMNMIGVKWFAEMEFWFALVKVLAIVAFLVVGTIFLGTGKPLDGNATGFHLITDNGGFFPHGLLPALVLVQGVVFAFASIELVGTAAGEAKDPQKTVPKAINSVIWRIGLFYVGSVVLLVLLLPWMAYQPGQSPFVTFFSKLGVPYIGSVMNIVVLTAALSSLNSGLYSTGRILRSMSMGGSAPRFMSKMSKQQVPYAGILATLAIYVFGVVLNYLVPSQVFEIVLNMASLGIIASWAFIMVCQMRLRKAIREGKAEKVSFRLPGAPVTSWLTLLFLLSVLVLMAFDYPNGTWTIGSIPVLGLLLTAGWYAVRKRVNQIHSTAPVDPGEAEAQPKPLIEQPTR; from the coding sequence ATGAACAACAACCACGATCGCGCGGCCGAACATCGTGCCGCCAAACGACGCTGGCTCAATTCTCATGAAGAGGGCTACCACAAAGCGATGGGCAACCGTCAGATTCAAATGATCGCCATCGGCGGCGCTATCGGTACCGGCCTGTTTTTAGGCGCGGGCGCCCGGTTGCAGATGGCGGGGCCGTCTCTGGCGCTGGTCTATCTGGTCTGCGGGATTTTCTCTTTCTTTATTCTGCGTGCACTGGGTGAACTGGTGCTGCACCGCCCGTCCAGCGGCAGTTTCGTCTCCTATGCCCGCGAGTTTTTGGGCGAGAAAGCGGCCTTTGTCGCGGGGTGGATGTATTTCGTTAACTGGGCGATGACCGGCATTGTCGATATCACGGCGGTGGCGCTGTATATGCACTACTGGGGCGCGTTTGGCGATGTGCCGCAGTGGGTCTTCGCCCTGGCCGCGCTGGCGCTGGTCGGCACCATGAACATGATCGGCGTGAAATGGTTCGCCGAAATGGAATTCTGGTTCGCGCTGGTGAAAGTACTGGCGATTGTCGCGTTCCTGGTGGTCGGTACCATTTTCCTGGGCACCGGCAAACCGCTGGATGGCAACGCAACCGGTTTTCATTTGATCACCGATAACGGCGGGTTTTTCCCGCACGGCCTGCTGCCTGCACTGGTGCTGGTTCAGGGCGTGGTCTTCGCCTTCGCGTCCATTGAGCTGGTGGGCACGGCTGCGGGCGAAGCCAAAGATCCGCAAAAAACGGTACCGAAAGCGATTAACAGCGTGATCTGGCGTATCGGCCTGTTTTACGTCGGTTCGGTGGTACTGCTGGTGCTGTTGTTACCGTGGATGGCTTACCAGCCAGGCCAGAGCCCGTTCGTCACCTTCTTCTCTAAACTGGGCGTGCCGTACATTGGCAGCGTGATGAATATCGTGGTGCTGACCGCGGCGCTCTCCAGCCTGAACTCCGGGCTTTACTCCACGGGCCGTATTCTGCGCTCCATGTCGATGGGCGGTTCCGCGCCGCGCTTTATGTCGAAGATGAGCAAGCAGCAGGTGCCCTACGCGGGGATCCTCGCCACGCTGGCCATCTATGTGTTCGGCGTGGTGCTGAACTATCTGGTGCCCAGCCAGGTGTTCGAAATTGTCCTCAACATGGCCTCGCTGGGGATTATTGCCTCATGGGCGTTCATCATGGTGTGCCAGATGCGCCTGCGCAAAGCCATTCGTGAAGGCAAAGCCGAGAAAGTGAGCTTCCGTCTGCCGGGCGCGCCGGTCACCTCCTGGTTGACCCTGCTGTTCCTGCTGAGCGTGCTGGTGCTAATGGCGTTTGACTACCCGAACGGCACCTGGACGATTGGCTCCATCCCGGTACTGGGTCTGCTGCTGACGGCTGGCTGGTACGCGGTGCGCAAGCGTGTGAATCAAATTCACAGCACGGCACCGGTGGATCCTGGTGAGGCGGAGGCGCAGCCTAAGCCGCTGATTGAACAACCAACGCGTTAA
- a CDS encoding Protein of uncharacterised function (DUF1176) — protein sequence MKALRMPVATLALCVVSAGALAAGGVSFSYKNWEVVCDNVLTCRAAGYGPE from the coding sequence ATGAAAGCATTGAGGATGCCCGTGGCGACGCTGGCGCTTTGCGTCGTCAGCGCCGGTGCGCTGGCCGCCGGAGGCGTGTCGTTTAGCTATAAAAACTGGGAAGTCGTCTGCGATAACGTATTAACCTGCCGTGCGGCGGGGTACGGCCCGGAATAA
- the norR_3 gene encoding anaerobic nitric oxide reductase transcription regulator NorR → MSLSVNLLATIAIELQQGISHQDRFQRLISTLRHVLKCDASALLRYEAQHFRPLAIDGLSPDVPGRRFALNEHPRLEAIARAGISSVSRRTVPCRIPMTDSSPVMKA, encoded by the coding sequence ATGAGCCTGTCCGTTAATCTTCTCGCCACCATCGCCATTGAACTCCAGCAGGGCATCAGCCACCAGGACCGCTTTCAGCGTTTAATCAGTACCTTACGCCACGTGCTGAAATGCGACGCCTCGGCGCTGTTGCGCTATGAAGCCCAGCATTTTCGTCCGCTGGCGATTGACGGGCTGTCGCCTGACGTGCCGGGTCGGCGCTTTGCGCTCAATGAACATCCCCGCCTCGAGGCCATCGCCCGTGCCGGGATATCGTCCGTTTCCCGGCGGACAGTACCTTGCCGGATCCCTATGACGGACTCATCCCCGGTCATGAAAGCCTGA
- the nfnB gene encoding oxygen-insensitive NAD(P)H nitroreductase, with translation MNLSEIIRTRYTSKAYDATRKLTDDQRAQLMDLLRFSPSSVNSQPWHFIIIDSEEAKARILPTVSEANAEKIQKAALVVLFTTHTEITEEHLNALLEKEAQDGRFINDEFRLGQDKGRRYFVGLNSGTVEKQQAWMARQAYIALGFLLLGAASMGLDATPIEGFFPDKMDEALGLPEQGLRSVVMATVGYHSESDFNAGLPKSRLAAEEIFTVL, from the coding sequence ATGAATCTCAGTGAAATTATTCGCACCCGCTATACCAGCAAAGCCTATGATGCAACCCGCAAGTTAACTGACGATCAGCGTGCACAGCTGATGGATCTGTTGCGTTTCAGCCCGTCATCGGTCAACTCGCAGCCGTGGCACTTCATTATTATCGATTCTGAAGAAGCCAAAGCGCGCATCCTGCCTACGGTCAGCGAAGCCAATGCGGAGAAAATTCAAAAAGCCGCGCTGGTGGTGCTGTTCACGACCCATACCGAAATCACCGAAGAACACCTGAATGCCCTGCTGGAAAAAGAAGCCCAGGACGGACGCTTTATCAATGACGAGTTCCGTCTCGGTCAGGATAAAGGGCGTCGCTATTTCGTCGGGCTGAACAGCGGAACGGTAGAAAAACAACAGGCATGGATGGCCCGTCAGGCCTATATCGCGCTGGGTTTTCTGCTGTTGGGTGCCGCCAGTATGGGCCTTGACGCCACGCCGATTGAAGGTTTCTTCCCGGATAAAATGGACGAGGCGCTGGGGCTGCCTGAGCAGGGACTGCGCAGCGTTGTGATGGCGACCGTGGGCTATCACAGCGAATCGGATTTCAACGCCGGTTTACCGAAATCGCGTTTAGCGGCGGAAGAGATTTTCACCGTGTTGTAA
- the norR_2 gene encoding putative two-component transcriptional regulator, with amino-acid sequence MPDPYDGLIPGHESLKVHACIGLPLFAGQNLIGALTLDGMDPTQFDNFSDEELRLIAVLAAGALDNALLIEQLEKNTPLPAAKAARTGNASGTEMIGLCQPMMALKKAIDIVAPSDLNVLISGETGTGKELVARAIHEGSARAANPLVYLNCAALPETVAESELFGHVKGAFTGAISNRSGKFEMADHGTLFLDEIGELSPAVAGQITAGAAIWRYSARR; translated from the coding sequence TTGCCGGATCCCTATGACGGACTCATCCCCGGTCATGAAAGCCTGAAGGTTCACGCCTGTATTGGCCTGCCGTTGTTCGCGGGGCAAAACCTGATTGGCGCGCTGACCCTCGACGGCATGGACCCGACGCAGTTTGATAACTTCAGCGATGAAGAGCTACGGCTGATTGCCGTGCTTGCCGCAGGCGCGCTGGATAACGCGTTATTGATTGAACAGCTGGAAAAAAACACGCCGCTGCCCGCTGCCAAGGCGGCTCGCACCGGTAACGCCTCCGGTACCGAAATGATTGGCCTGTGCCAGCCGATGATGGCCCTGAAGAAGGCGATTGATATCGTCGCGCCGTCTGACCTGAACGTATTGATCAGCGGCGAAACCGGCACTGGTAAAGAGCTGGTGGCGCGCGCCATCCACGAAGGCTCGGCGCGGGCCGCTAATCCGCTGGTCTATCTCAACTGCGCCGCGCTACCGGAAACCGTGGCGGAAAGCGAGCTGTTCGGCCATGTAAAAGGGGCTTTTACCGGCGCTATCAGCAACCGCAGCGGCAAATTTGAAATGGCCGACCACGGCACGCTGTTTCTCGATGAAATTGGTGAGCTTTCCCCTGCCGTTGCAGGCCAAATTACTGCGGGTGCTGCAATATGGCGATATTCAGCGCGTCGGTGA
- the ynaI gene encoding putative inner membrane protein, whose amino-acid sequence MAYLAQMNFVTVLMSTTFWINLAIVLVVTLVVYWIINKLLAFIYRTIQNWRNGHPGNGQLRFIVFDMLKKTSKLLILITAFLFSLRFAALPDRLFSAISQAWFLVIALQVAIWLDQGVQSWMRYLMRAPDAHRNPVTLVILGMILRVLVWSMMLLSILANAGVDITALVASLGVGGIAIALAVQTVLSDVFASLSIGFDKPFEIGDFVVFNDVAGTIEHIGLKTTRIRSLSGEQIVCANANLLQQTIHNYKRMQTRRIVFTFGVASTTPPEKLRLIGEIVKEIINDVGDTKFDRAHFLSFDQDRLTYEVVHIVDTADYNKYMDIQQEINIRIIEKLNENDIELALPSLVMRSPVQVKRAEMTRAA is encoded by the coding sequence ATGGCGTATCTGGCACAAATGAATTTCGTGACTGTTCTGATGTCGACGACGTTCTGGATTAATCTGGCCATCGTACTGGTGGTGACGCTGGTGGTTTACTGGATAATCAATAAATTACTGGCGTTTATTTATCGCACCATTCAAAACTGGCGTAACGGTCATCCCGGCAATGGGCAGTTGCGGTTTATCGTGTTCGACATGCTAAAGAAGACCAGTAAGCTGCTGATTTTGATTACTGCATTTCTGTTTAGCTTACGCTTCGCGGCGCTGCCGGATCGGCTGTTTTCGGCGATTTCACAGGCGTGGTTTTTAGTTATCGCTTTGCAGGTGGCTATCTGGCTCGATCAGGGTGTGCAATCCTGGATGCGCTATCTGATGCGGGCGCCGGACGCGCACCGTAACCCGGTGACGCTGGTGATCCTCGGCATGATCCTGCGAGTACTGGTCTGGTCGATGATGCTGCTGTCGATTCTGGCGAACGCGGGCGTCGATATTACCGCGCTGGTCGCCAGTCTGGGTGTGGGCGGTATCGCCATCGCCCTGGCCGTGCAAACCGTCCTGAGCGACGTGTTCGCCTCGCTGTCGATAGGTTTTGATAAGCCGTTCGAAATCGGCGATTTCGTGGTGTTTAATGATGTGGCGGGCACGATTGAACATATCGGGCTGAAAACCACCCGTATTCGCAGCCTGAGCGGCGAACAGATCGTCTGCGCCAACGCCAATTTATTACAGCAGACCATCCATAACTACAAACGTATGCAGACGCGCCGAATCGTCTTCACCTTTGGCGTTGCCAGCACCACGCCGCCGGAGAAACTGCGTCTGATCGGCGAGATAGTAAAAGAGATTATCAACGACGTAGGCGACACCAAATTCGACCGCGCCCACTTTCTGTCATTTGATCAGGACCGCCTGACCTATGAAGTGGTGCATATCGTGGACACCGCGGACTATAACAAGTACATGGATATCCAGCAGGAAATCAATATCCGTATCATTGAGAAGCTGAATGAAAATGACATTGAACT
- a CDS encoding Protein of uncharacterised function (DUF1176) translates to MLLTREAGPNSVVQGRVMLADIEENDSPETVDLALFINDQPLGNITPGPDGDWILAQQQTDAIIKAVTGSGVVEFRGGKAPFALSGDGANAVMLKMDDVQGRVNTVGALIKKGNKPESSVPVAPAIPAIVAAPTLDAPEKTARCPAGQPYPPAVAGRYPPG, encoded by the coding sequence GTGTTGCTCACCCGCGAAGCCGGTCCGAACAGCGTCGTGCAGGGCCGCGTGATGCTTGCCGATATCGAGGAAAACGACTCCCCGGAAACCGTCGATTTAGCCCTGTTTATCAACGATCAACCGCTGGGCAATATCACGCCAGGTCCGGACGGCGACTGGATACTCGCCCAGCAGCAGACTGACGCCATCATCAAGGCGGTAACAGGCAGCGGCGTGGTTGAATTTCGCGGCGGCAAAGCCCCGTTTGCGCTGTCCGGCGACGGTGCAAACGCGGTAATGCTGAAAATGGACGATGTCCAGGGCCGGGTGAATACCGTCGGCGCGCTGATCAAAAAAGGCAATAAACCGGAAAGCAGCGTTCCTGTGGCCCCTGCGATACCGGCCATCGTGGCAGCGCCCACCCTCGACGCGCCGGAAAAAACCGCTCGATGCCCAGCAGGACAGCCTTATCCGCCCGCTGTTGCAGGCCGCTACCCGCCAGGATGA